Genomic segment of Actinomycetota bacterium:
GTCTACGAGGCAGTCGTCGCGGGCAACGCGACCATGATGCATCTGCTCTGCGGCGTGAACCCCGAGTCGCTCGCGCTCGCGCCGTACGTGGCGACGTTCACCGAGCCGCAGGACCTGCGCGCGGACCAGGCGGGGTTCGACATGCACCCGCTCGGCTGGGTGGCGTTGTTCCCGTCGATCGGCGCCTACGTGGGCGCCGACATCGTGGCCGATATCGTCGCGACCGGTCTCGTGCGGGACCCGGAGACCCGGCTGCTCGTCGATGTGGGCACGAACGGCGAGATTGCCTGCGGCAGCGAGGAGCGCAGCGTCGCCACCGCCGCGCCCGCCGGCCCGGCGTTCGAGGGCGGCGAGATCGTGCACGGCATGCGCGCCACGGACGGCGCGATCGAGGGGGTCATGCTCGCGAGCGGCCGGGTCGAGCTGCAGGTGATCGGCGGCGACGACGCCGAACCGCGCGGCATCTGCGGGTCGGGGCTGATCGACGTCGTGGCACAGCTGCGTCTCGCGGGGCTGCTCGATGACGGCGGCAAGATGATGTCGCGGGAGGAGGCCGAGGACGCCGGCCACCCGCTCGCCGACCGTCTCGTGATGCGCGACGACGTGAAGGCGTTCCAGCTACACGGCGACGTCGTGCTGACCCAGCAGGACGTGCGCGCCCTGCAGTTCGCCAAAGGTGCGATCTCTACCGGCATCGAGACGGCGATGCGCGCGCTCGGGCTCGAGTCGTCCGACCTCGACGCGGTGATGCTGGCGGGGTCGTTCGGCTCGTACATCAACCCGCAGAGCGCACGGGTGATCGGGCTCGTGCCGCCCGTGCCGGTCCAGCGCATCAAGGCGGTCGGCAACACGGCGAGTGAGGGCGCGAAGATGGCGCTCATGTCGTTCCGCGAACGCGAGGTCGCATGGGAGATCCCCGGCATCGTGGAGTACATCGAGCTCTCGGGTGAGGAAGACTTCAACGACCGGTTCATCGGGAACCTCGGGTTCCCGCCGATCGAGGACCTGCACGCGGCGCAGGCGGCGAACGAGGCCGCGATCGTGGCGAGGGCCGAGGCGAGGGCATCGGCGAGCGTCGGCTCGGAGGACGCGGGGTCGTGACCGCGTCCGGTGCCCGCGTGGCCCTGCTCGCGTGCGGCGCGATCGCGATCGACGCGAAGACGCTCGTCGACCGACACGGGTGGGACGCGGACGTGCACGGCATCTCGAGCGACCTGCACATGACCCCGCTCGAGATCGCCCCGGCGGTCGAGGAGAAGCTGAAGGCGCTGCTGCCCAGGTACGAGCGCGTGATCGTCGCCTACGGCGACTGCGGCACCGGCGGCAGGCTCGACGAGGCGCTGTCGCGCTACCCGGCGGTTCGGCCCGCGGGTGTGCACTGCTTCCAGTGGTACGCGGGAGAGCTCTACCGGCGGTTCGAGACCGACATCGGCATCTACTTCCTGACCGACTGGCTCG
This window contains:
- a CDS encoding DUF1638 domain-containing protein; this translates as MTASGARVALLACGAIAIDAKTLVDRHGWDADVHGISSDLHMTPLEIAPAVEEKLKALLPRYERVIVAYGDCGTGGRLDEALSRYPAVRPAGVHCFQWYAGELYRRFETDIGIYFLTDWLVTNWERAVIKGLGLDRFPWLHETYFGNLSRVLFVRQHPDPEREAKAREIAGYMQLPLEIHDLGIEPLEELLVPLMDEALEQPKA
- a CDS encoding ASKHA domain-containing protein, coding for MTKKVEVTYQPSGKTVRVPEGTTLFNAAHWAGLPIESTCGGRGTCGKCGVMVLSGHIERTLADYRHLSDRLDDGWRLSCQAEIIEDTECEVPRLMKMPKAATMGVGRFVLLEPNVVKLYLELPPPSLEDHRSHLARVLDAVEEAGYNRNYDWEVMPRIARAFHATSNVTATLVGEYLVDVEAGDTTDRMFGASFDIGTTTCVCTLVDLRNGATVGVASTVNHQAPFGADVIARMAKAMHGEGNVVQLRDAAISTVNELLGRARDEAGVAQHQVYEAVVAGNATMMHLLCGVNPESLALAPYVATFTEPQDLRADQAGFDMHPLGWVALFPSIGAYVGADIVADIVATGLVRDPETRLLVDVGTNGEIACGSEERSVATAAPAGPAFEGGEIVHGMRATDGAIEGVMLASGRVELQVIGGDDAEPRGICGSGLIDVVAQLRLAGLLDDGGKMMSREEAEDAGHPLADRLVMRDDVKAFQLHGDVVLTQQDVRALQFAKGAISTGIETAMRALGLESSDLDAVMLAGSFGSYINPQSARVIGLVPPVPVQRIKAVGNTASEGAKMALMSFREREVAWEIPGIVEYIELSGEEDFNDRFIGNLGFPPIEDLHAAQAANEAAIVARAEARASASVGSEDAGS